The Sphingobacterium lactis sequence AATCCCGAGAGCAACTGGACATCAAGCAAGCGGATTATTTCGACAAGCAGGACGGGGTGACAACCGTTCAATTTCCGAATGAAAAGATGCCAATCCCTGAGGTAGCGCGGTATCAATTGGATGTGGAGATCGACGATTGTATCGTTTGCGACCTTTGTGCCAAAGCATGCCCTGTGGATTGCATTACCATTGAAGCTATAAAATCACCTGAGGCCATCGGGAAAACATCGGATGGATCGGTGAAGCGCTTATATGCTGCGGAATTCGATATTGATATGGCAAAATGCATGTACTGCGGCCTTTGCACCGTCGTTTGCCCTACAGAATGTATCACGATGACCGATCAATACGATCGTGTGACCACAAACCTTGCGGATCTTACCTACACCTTTGCTGACATGAGCGAAGCGGAAATAAAACAACGCAAAGAGGAATGGACACGATTCCAGGCTGAGAAGGAGGCAGCAAAGAAAAAATAATGGAAACAGCTTTATTTTATGCCTTTGCCGCTTTGGCGCTGGGATCCGCCCTGCTGGTGGTCAGCCTGAAGAATACTGCCCGGGCTTTGTTTTTATTTTTTATCGTCCTATTTGCGATGGCTGGCCTTTTCATATTCGCCCTGGCGGATTTTGTGGCCATCACGCAGATCATGGTCTATGTGGGTGGCGTACTGATCTTGATGATCTTTGCCTTTATGCTCTCCAATAAGGAGCTCCTAACAGACCTGCAAAATAGCAGCGCAAAATTCCTGGCCTTACCAAACTGGCAATCTCTACTGTTAGCTTTGGGATTTCTGAGTGTCATGGTGTACGGGATTGTGGAGTGGCAAGAGCAACTCCCTATCTGGATCACAGAAAATATGGCCGATGGTCAAGTGATCAAATCTACCGACAATAATATTCAGGCTTTAGGGATTAAGTTTATGACGCAATACTTATTGCCTTTTGAGGTGATATCCATCTTTCTCCTTGCGGCATTAATTGGCGCAGCCCATCTATCCAGAAAGGAGATCAACCCATGATCGGATTGACGCATTTTCTCCTTGTTTCGGCCTGCCTATTTTGTATCGGATTGTATGCCATCATCGCGAAGCGGAATGCGATCATGATATTGATCGGCATTGAATTTATCATCAATGCAGCGATCCTAAACTTGGTTGCTTTCGGACGTTACGATAAACTGAATTATGGCGGACAGGTTTTTGCACTATTCGCGATCGTCCTTGCCGCTGCCGCAGTAGCCGTCGGACTTGCGATTATCCTGAATGTCTACAGAAAATACAAATCCATCAACCCGGATAACATTACGGACCTACGCGACTGATGAATGGCTTTATGAACATATCGACCCCTTCTGTCAGTTTACTTGTAGTAATACTGCCTTTCTTGGCGTTTCTCATCCAAGCCATGCTCGGACGGAGATCGCAAAGCGGCATGATCAGTTTAGTGGCCATTGGATTGAGCACGGTCCTCTGTGCCCTATTTGTCTTTGCCGAAGTGTGGCAGGACCAACCACAGCATGAATCTGTGGAATGGTTCCGCATCGGAAATCACAGCTTCCAGATCGGCGTGATGTTGAATAACCTCACGGTGTTGATGCAGCTCATTGTTTGTGTCATTGCCCTTCCCGTACACATCTACTCCAAGGCGTATATGAAAGGTGATCCCGGCATTCACCGGTACTGGATGTACCTCAGTCTGTTCTGCTTTGCGATGTTGGGACTGACTATTGCCGACAACCTCCTCATGATGTACATTTTCTGGGAACTTGTCGGATTTGCCTCCTACCTGTTGATTGGTTTTTGGTTCACCAAGGACTCGGCTGTTCAGGCCAATAAGAAAGCATTTATCATCAATCGCATCGGCGACCTTGGTTTTCTTTTGGGGATTGCTACCGTGTATTCACAATTTGGAACCTTGAACCTGATCGATATTTTTGGAAAAGAAGGATTATTGCCTACATTAAACGCTACTTCGGAAGGATTGATGACCTTTGCAGGCATTTGTTTCTTCGTGGGTGCCATGGCGAAATCCGCGCAGTTTCCCCTACATGTCTGGTTACCGGATGCGATGGAGGGACCAACAGCCGTTTCTTCCCTGATCCATGCGGCTACCATGGTAGCTGCTGGGGTATTCCTGATGAGTACGGTTTTTCCGCTATTCAACGAAACAGTCCTCGCCGTAATTGCCATAATCGGCACGATTACGGCCTTATCTGCCGCTTATTTTGCCTTGGCACAACGTGATATCAAACGTATTTTGGCTTTTTCTACCATATCCCAATTGGGCTATATGATGGTAGGCATTGGCATTGGTGCGTGGGACGCGGCCATGTTCCATCTGGCCACACATGCATTCTTCAAATGTCTCCTGTTCCTTTGTGCTGGCGCGGTAATCCATGAAATGGCCCATCTCAAGGATGCCAACAACACTGATTTTGACCCACAGGATATCAACAATATGGGTGGCCTTCGGAAATGGATGCCAAAAACAGGTGTATTGATGGTCATTGCCTCGCTGGCGCTGGCAGGATTTCCACTTACGTCGGGCTTCCTTTCAAAGGATGCCATCCTGGTTTCCGCATTCGAATGGGGTTTACACCATGGTAATGTAACACTGCTCATTCCGATAACCTTGACAATCGTTAGCTTAATGACTGCTTTCTACATCGGCAGGCTTATTTTTAAAGTCTTCTTTGGAAAGTTCAGGTTAAACATTGCGCATCCTCACCTGCACGAAGCGCCAATAACCATGTTGGCTCCAATGTTTTTTCTGGGAATCTGCTCCTTTTTCTTTGCATTTTCCTGGAATCCCCTCACCTACCACCATGCTTACCTGTTGAAAGGGTTTCACGTTGATTACCCATTCAGCGAGGTGCACCTGTTACATATTGCTTTACCGCTTTTTCTAACGGCAGGATCCATCCTTACTTGGATAATCGGCTGGCGTTGGTATGTTCAGGAACGGTATCCATTGAATAAGGATAATCAACTGCTTGCATTTTCCCTGAATCAAGGATATCTGAATACGTTCAATCAACGGGTTTTTGTAAATGGAACCCTCGCTATAAGTAAAGGCCTCTATTGGTTTGATAGAACCATTGTGGATGGCCTTGTTAATTTATTTGGGCAGGTCACACGTAAGGTTGCGGACCTGGCTGCATGGATCGACACAAATCTGGTCGATGGGCTGGTGAATACCATTGGCGGCACGACCTATTATGTAGGCCATTTATTGCGTTGGGTCCAGAACGGAAGATTGCAAAACTATCTTGGTTTTGCCTTTACCGTTGTATTATTAGGAATAATTTATTTGATATTTAAATAAGATGGGTGCACTATCCTTACTTATATTTCTCCCTTTATTGGCCGTCGCAGCGATCCTGCTACTGCCTAACCGTCTTGGTGCCAGTTATAAATATTTGGCCCTGGCGGTTGTCCTTGTACAATTTGGATTGGCAGGGTACCTGTATGCGAATTTCTCCCCTACAGTGGGGGAATTCTCCGCTATTGAAGGTTACCAATATGTAGAGCAGTTACCATGGATCCGGATGGATCTGGGCACCATCGGCACGCTGGAAATCGATTATTTCCTTGGTGTTGACGGATTCTCACTACCGTTATTGGTACTGAGCGCCTTTGTGATGTTGATGGCTGTCGGTGCTTCCTGGAATATGGAAAAAAGTAAGAAAGGTTATTTTGCCTTATTGATGCTGCTGAATACTGCCGTGATGGGCATATTCTGTGCTTTGGATTTTTTCCTATTCTATGTTTTCTACGAAGTCATGCTGCTACCATTATATTTTCTGATCGGCATCTGGGGTGGCGCGCGAAGGGAATATGCGGCGATTAAATTCTTTATCTATACGCTCTTCGGTTCAGTTTTCATGCTTTTAGTCATTGTCGGCCTGTATTTTTCAGTTCAGAGTCCGGTGAGTGGCGCGCATACCTTTAACATGCTGTACATGATGAATCCGGAGAATTACATCCAGGGTTCTTTCTTTGATTTTCTTGGAAATTCATACGAGATATTTGGTATTCCGGCACGGATGATCGGATTTATTGTTCTGTTTATTGCTTTTGCCATTAAAGTTCCTATTGTACCCCTACATACCTGGTTACCGGATGCCCACGTAGAGGCGCCCACTCCCGTATCGATTATCTTGGCGGGAATCTTATTAAAGATCGGTGGTTATGGAATCATCCGGATCTGCTTTGGTATCTTTCCTGATGCGGCTGCGGATGCCAATTGGTGGTTGGGTCTGATCGGTGTGGTCTCTATAATCTATGGCGCTTTCAATGCCTTGGCACAAACAGATCTCAAGCGCTTGATCGCCTATTCCTCGGTATCCCACATGGGTTTTGTACTATTGGGCTTGGCATCATTTACCGCCGAAGGGATTTCTGGAGCGATGTTCCAGATGATCAGCCATGGGTTCCTTTCAGCTGCCCTGTTCTTCCTGGTAGGTGTAATCTACGATCGTGTGCACGACCGCTACATCTATAACTTTAGGGGATTAGCAGGACTCATGCCGAAATATACAGCTTACGTAGCGATTGCCTTTTTTGCTTCGCTGGGTTTACCCGGATTCTCCGCATTTATCGGTGAAGCTTTCGTAATAATAGGAACATTCAATGCAGAAAGCCTTCAAACTGGGGTTCCACGCTGGATGGCCGTATTTGGTTCCATCGGAATCTTGATGAGTGCGGCATATTTCCTCTGGACACTGCAACGCATGTTCTTCGGTCAGACCCGATTGAAAGGTGGTGAAGCATGGGCAACAGCACTTACGGACCTCACCAGCAGGGAACAGCTCATCCTTTTCCCTACATTGGCACTGGCGCTCGTATTGGGTATCATGCCTTCCTTCGTATTCAATGTATTGAATCAATCTGTCTTAAGTTTATTGAATTTAGTATCGCCATATTTATAGGATTGCTGGATGAACGATTTTGTATACCATATTACCGACAGTATCGATCATATCATTCGATCCATTCCCCTATTCAAGGTTGAACTCGCATTGGCTATAGGATTTATCCTCACCATTGCTTGTACCCTTTTCTTCGATAGGTTCTGGAAGCACGCCTCCTTCAGTATTACCCTATTGACACTTCTGGCTTCGATAGTTATGCTGGTCAGTCAGTACAACCTGGCTGACAACGGTTTCTATGGCCTATTGACCATTGACAGAACGGGGTATTTTTCCCGGCTATTGATTCTGTTCGGGCTAGTTATATCTTTACTTTTTCTTCAGCAACATTTCCAAGCGATTCAGAGCACAAAGCGTCGTGGCGATTTATTCAGTGTACTGTTAGCTGCTGGCATTGGGATGAACCTACTGACCATCACCAACCATTGGCTCATGGCTTTCCTTGCGATTGAAATGGTTTCCATCAGCTCGTATATTCTGGTCGGTTATTTCTCAGCGAATAAAAGACAGGCCGAAGCGGCCATGAAATATGCACTATTCGGATCCGCATGTTCGGCGGTCATGCTCTATGGATTATCATTGGTTTATGGATTCACTGGAGATCTTAATTTTGCAAGTGCACGTCATATCCAAGGGCTCATTGCCGCACCTGAGGTGATGACCTCCATTGCCTTTCTGTTTGTTTTTGTGGGAATAGGCTTTAAATTAAGCTTTGTCCCATTCCACCTTTGGGCACCTGATGTGTACGAGGGCGCACCAACCCCTGTTACGGCATTTCTTTCAACAGTACCCAAAATTGGGGCAATCATCTTATTTGCCCGATTGGCGAAATCCATGGTCAGTACACAGTTCTTCTTTTCCGAATTGACCTTACTGTTCATTATCGTGGTTGCGATAGCAACGATGCTGTTCGGAAATCTGATCGCCTTGCGCCAGTTGGATATCAAGCGCATGATGGCCTACTCCTCCATTGGACATACTGGCTTCCTATTGATGGCTATTATCGCTTACATCAACGGCAATCAGGACATCTTGTTTTTCTACCTCTTTATCTACACGATAATGAACCTAGCAACTTTTGCTTTCATTGATGTGTTGGAACAGAGAACCGGTAGTACCCACCTCAGCCAATTCGCAGGTCTAGGTAAGACCTTCCCCCTACTGTTCACTTGTTTTTCCATTGTGGGTATATCCCTGATCGGCTTGCCGCCAACAGCGGGATTTGTTGGAAAGTTACTTGTGTTCACGAGTATTTTTGAACTCTATCAAAATACGCCCGATCCGTTATTGTTGGCACTTCTGGTCGTAGGCGCCCTAACATCGGTAATCTCGCTGTTCTACTACTTTAAAATTCCGTTGTATGTTTTTTTGCGCAGTAACAGGACGGAGGATAATAGCGGAAAATCTCAAAGTGGTCTTCTAATGTATGGGATTGGCTTGTTATTAAGTGTTCTTGTGCTCCTATTGGGGATCTTTCCATCCCTACTCATGGACTGGTTCGCAAAATAATCAAAGAGCACCAGCATAAGCTGATTGCCGTCTATCCTTTCTTTCCAGCAAGCAGAGAAACCTGCCAAGCAGGATTCCATACCAATATTCTTCCAAGGGGCTGTTTTATCCTCTTGTATTGTTTATATTTGTATATGATTAGTGCAACAGCAAACCAGATTTTTCAAAGGGTAATTGAAGATTACCATGTTCATGATAAGATTGATCAACCTGTGGAAAACCCATTTGAACGCAGCAGCCTATCGCATTTGCTCTATTTGAAATGCTGGATAGATACCGCTCAATGGCATATGGAAGATGTTGTTCGCAATCCGGATATCGATCCACGCGAAGGCCTTTATTGGAAACGCCGCATCGATCGGCAGAACCAAGAACGTACCGATACGGTAGAATTTATTGACAGCTATTATCTGCAGCAATTTTCTCAGACCGTGCCCTTGATGGACGCCAAGATCAATACCGAAAGCCCGGCATGGGCCATCGATCGATTATCCATTCTGGCACTTAAAATCTACCACATGGAACAGGAGACCCTGCGAACGGATGTTTCCAATGCGCACTTGGTTGCCTGCCAGGAAAAACTGGCCATTTTAATGGAACAGCGCAAGGATCTTTCCCAAAGCATTGACGAGCTCCTCTTGGATATTCAAGAAGGCAGAAAATACATGAAGGTGTACAAACAGATGAAGATGTACAACGATCCCAATCTCAATCCAGTTTTATACGGAGCACAGAAATAAGTATGGAACGCATTGTGGTGACCCGCTTTTCAGCGATGGGCGATGTGGCCATGGTCGCTGCAGTTCTCAAGGACTTTCAGGAGCAACATCCCGATACCGAGCTCATCATGGTTTCGCGGCCATTCTTTGCCCCATTTTTTGCAGATATCCCGCGGGTGGTTTTCCATCCCATAGATCCTAGGGGAAATCACCGTGGAATTGGTGGCTTAATCAAACTGTTCAAGGAACTAAAAGGCTATAAAGCAAAATATGTAGCCGACCTGCATAACAACCTGCGCTCTAGATTTCTCGATGTCCTGTTTCGATCTTCCAACCATAAGGTTCAGGTGCTGGACAAAGGTCGGGCGGAGAAAAAGGCATTGACAAGGAGCAAAAACAAAATCAAGAAGCAACTCCGTACGATGACCGAGCGCTATGCCGATGTTTTCCGCAAACTAGGGTATCCCATTGAACTCAAAAATACGCTACAGAAGCAACACCGCCTTATTCCCGAGGGGATGTTAAGCTTATTGGCTTCAGACGCAAAGAAAATAGGAATTGCACCATTTGCCCAACATCCCTATAAAGTCCTTCCGATGGAAAAAATGAAGGCTGTAATCGCAGAGTTGAGTAGATCCGTAAATGTCCAGATCATGTTATTTGGCGGCGGAAAAGCGGAAAAACAAATCACCGAAACTTGGTCTGACGAATTTCCAAACGTGACCTCCCTGGTCGGTAAGTATTCCTTGGCGCAGGAACTGGATATCATCTCTCACCTGGATGTGATGGTCAGTATGGATAGCTCAGGAATGCACATGGCCTCTTTAGTAGGCACTCCATGTATTTCCATTTGGGGAGCCACGCATCCCTTTGCTGGATTCTTAGGATATGGGCAATCTGAGAACGATTGCGTTCAGGTCGAACACCCCAATAGGCCATCCTCCGTATACGGCAATAAGCCATGTTTATGTGACGATATCGAGGCAATTGACTTGATAAGCAGTGAAATGGTTGTGGAGAAAATAAAATTAAAGTTAAATTTGCAGTAGCATTTGAACAATTGTTTTACGTTTATCTGCAATTAAGGATTATCTATGGCTAAGGAAAAAATCTGCTTTGTTATCAGACAGTATGGATTAGAGGTAAATGGTGGTGCAGAATATCACTGCAGAATGCTTGCTGAGCGATTGACAACTGATTACGATGTAGAGGTGATCACATCGAAAATAATTGATTACAATACCCTCGAAGAATATTACTCCAACGATATTGATCTGGTAAATGGCGTTCGCGTTTTGCGATTTAGCTGTGCCCCATTTTCCAAGCAACGGCATGAGCAGAGCCGTAAGAACACCAAGTTTGCTCGTAAAGTTCGAAGAAACCTCTATCGCTTAGGGCTATTAAAAGGAATAGCCAATATACATACCGTTTGGGACCTAGGAATTAAGGAGGAAGAACAATTACTGCAATCCGATGGTTTCTATTCTCCCGAAGCCCTCAATTACCTCAAAGAAAACCAAGGACAATATAAAGCCATACTTCCGATTTGGTATGTTTCACCGTTTACTATTTACGGTGCACAGATTGCTCCTCAAAAAACGATATTGATCCCTGCATTACATGATGAAAGTGAGGCGTTCCGCTCCATTCATACCCATGTGTTTACCAAAGTAAACCATATAGCCTTCAACACACATGAGGAAACACAACTTGCCGAGCATATTTTTGGAAACAAGATGTCCAAAAACAGCATTGTAGCGGTTGGTGTGGAAACTGACTTCGATGAAGTAGCAACACAGGAGGAATTGACTGAAAAGTTTCATCTTCCTAGTCGATATATCCATTATTTCGGTCGTGTGTGCGAATCAAAAATGGAACAGTTAATCCCATGGTTTGTTGCCTATAAAGAAAAAAATCCGAGCGACCTCAAGTTAGTACTCACCGGAAAATTATTCCAAGAAAAAGTAGACCATCCGGATATCATATATACAGGCTTTGTCAGTGATGCTGAAAAAATCGGTTTGATTAAACATGCGACATTGGTAATCAACCCTTCAAAATTGGAGAGTCTTTCCCTGTTGTTATTGGAAGCGATGAATTTGGGAAAAACAGTTATGGTGAATGGTAAATCCGAAGTAATGAAAGGACATGCTATTCGCAGTAATCATGCAGCAGCCTATTACGATAATGAACAGGACTTCCAACAGATTATCAATAAATACCTTGAAAATCCGGCCCTAATTCAAGAAAATAAACAGAAAGCGATGGATTATGTGCAATCCCATTACGATTGGAAAATTATTCTGGACAAGTTAAAACACTTGATTCAAGAGGCTCGTTAAGCATTTTTCTCCTCCAATGCTTGGAGATAGCCATTTTCTGTACGCTGGATTCCATCCGCGCGCACTATGTCGATGGTTTTTTCATGTGTATTTTCCTGGGACCGTGCTGCTAGTGGGTGGAAAATATGATATTGTATACACCGCAGCTTGACCGATTTTTTCAGGATGCCCATATTCACAAAACGCGCAGCAAGCTCTTCGTCTTCATGGCCCCAGCCCTGAAGGTCATTGTTATACCCATTGACGTTTATAAAATCATCCAACCAATACCCCATATTACAGCCTCTAACACTATAGCTATTTGATTTCTTTTTAATCATTAGACCCGCAAGCATAGGGAGACGTAAGGCATTGAACCTATGTTTTACGCCTTTAGATAGAAAATTGAAATCAACTTTCTTATGCTTAAATAAATACGGCAGGAAGTCTTCTTCGATATGTGAGCGGGTTCCGCGGATAAAGCATCCTTTTTCTGCAACTTGGAGATGATCTTTTATGAAGTTCCTATCCAGGATGACATCGCCATCAATCTGGACGATATAGGGTGTTGAAGCTTCATGCAAGGCCTTGTTCAATATAATGCACTTCCTGAACCCTTCATCTGGATGCCAAACATGCTTTATAGCCAATTGACCATTATATTTTTCTATAATAGCTTTGGTAGCATCCTTGGATCCATCATCTGCAATAATGACCTCCGTCGGAATCACGGTTTGGTTGGCAATACTTTCCAAACATAATTCCAATGCTTCCGGCCAATTATAGGTAGAGACGAGTAAAGTGCATTTATCTATGGATGAATCTTGATCCAACTTATTCATGTTTTGAGGGTCCAATATCTCCAAATGTACTGACTATTCACTATTTTTGCACTAAAAGTGGGATTAAAAAAATTAATTAAAGCGCTAAAGAAGATCCTGCAGGCAATATGATTGAAAATTCTACCTCCTTAATTGTCGCCACGTACAATTGGCCCGAAGCTTTAAAGCTTTGTCTGCTCAGCATACAGCAACAATCTGTACTTCCAAAAGAGGTAATCATTGCTGATGACGGTTCGCGCGATGACACGAAGGAACTGATTGCGTCCTTTCAATTGACCTTCCCAGTTCCTTTGATCCATGTTTGGCAGGAAGATTCCGGATTCCGTCTAGCCGAAATCAGGAATAAAGCCTTTGCACGGGCAAGCTACGATTACCTGATCCAGATCGACGGTGATGTTTTCCTCCATGAGGACTTTATCAAAGATCATCTCAAAGCCGCCAAACCGAATACGCTACTACAGGGAAGCCGTGTGATGTTGGGGGCAGACTTTTCCAAAAAACTTTTGGCGGGACAAAAACCTGATTTCAGTTTCCTGGCAACGGATACCCAACGCCTGGAGAATGCTTTGCGCATCCCAATGCTTTCCACCTACCTCCTAAACCGGTACAAGAACCGATTTCCGGTTTACTTTGCACGTGGAGCCAATATGTCGTTTTGGAAAAAGGACATCCTAGCCGTCAATGGATACAATGAGAACTATGAAGGCTGGGGACATGAAGATAGTGACCTCACCCTACGCATGATGAATAATGGTGTCAAGAAATCCGTAATTAAGTTTTCAGCTATCATTTACCATCTATACCATCCGGAAAACAAAAATCCAGAACAGGAGGAAAAAAATAAATTAATATTGGAAAATACCAAGCAAAACCACGTAGTTTGGGTGGAGAATGGTGTAAGCCAATATTTAAAATAATATGCACGAAACAAAACCTGAAACAGTTGCGATTCTCGTTTCTACCTACAATTGGCCTGAAGCGCTGGAACGCAGTGTGTATTCCATTTTCGCCCAAGATCGGTTACCCGATGAGATTATCATCGCAGACGATGGCTCAGGTTCCGAAACCAAAACCTGCATTGAGCGATTAACAAAGCTTTCTACCATACCAATCCGTCATGTATGGCATGAGGACAGTGGTTTCCGACTTGCCGAAATTCGGAACAAAGCCATTCAAGCGAGCAGTGCCGATTATATTATCCAGATTGACGGCGATATCATTTTGGACCCTCATTTTATTTCAGACCATCTATCCTTGGTGGAGAAGGACTATTTCCTTTGCGGCAGTCGCGTATGGATAGATCAGGAACAGAGTGCTGAGATCTTTGCGAATCCGCCAGGATTTAAATTGGACAAACGCAAATTCCCATTGTCGACTGTCTTGAATAGCTTTCGATCAGCACCACTCGCCCGGTTTATGGCAGACCGTTACAAGAAAAATAAACCCACTGCGCTGCGGGGCTGTAATATGTCCTTCTGGAAAAAAGATCTGATCGCGGTGAATGGATATGACGAATCCATACAGGGCTGGGGTAGCGAAGATGCAGAATTGGCCTTGAGATTAATCAATAAAGGAATCAAAAAACGATTCCTAAAATTTGCGGCTGTAGCCTATCACCTGTATCACAAAGAAAACAGCAAGGATAACCTGGAAAACAATGAAAAAATCCTTGCCCACACACGAAATTCGGGCCTAACTTGGGCTACAAAGGGAATTCAGAAAAAAGAACAGGAATAGTTAAAAATTGCTATCATAAAAGTCCACTTGTTGCTCTTGTTTTTTGATTTGCTTGGCATGAATCAGTGACATTTCATAACTTTTTCCTTTTACACGTCCCATTTTCTTAAAGCCAAAAAGCACTTCATGAACTTTATTTTTCCATTTTATAGGATAACCTGTCTTTAGGTTAATGATCCGGGGTTGCCAATCAGGAAAATTGATAT is a genomic window containing:
- a CDS encoding glycosyltransferase family 2 protein; the encoded protein is MNKLDQDSSIDKCTLLVSTYNWPEALELCLESIANQTVIPTEVIIADDGSKDATKAIIEKYNGQLAIKHVWHPDEGFRKCIILNKALHEASTPYIVQIDGDVILDRNFIKDHLQVAEKGCFIRGTRSHIEEDFLPYLFKHKKVDFNFLSKGVKHRFNALRLPMLAGLMIKKKSNSYSVRGCNMGYWLDDFINVNGYNNDLQGWGHEDEELAARFVNMGILKKSVKLRCIQYHIFHPLAARSQENTHEKTIDIVRADGIQRTENGYLQALEEKNA
- a CDS encoding glycosyltransferase family 2 protein, with product MIENSTSLIVATYNWPEALKLCLLSIQQQSVLPKEVIIADDGSRDDTKELIASFQLTFPVPLIHVWQEDSGFRLAEIRNKAFARASYDYLIQIDGDVFLHEDFIKDHLKAAKPNTLLQGSRVMLGADFSKKLLAGQKPDFSFLATDTQRLENALRIPMLSTYLLNRYKNRFPVYFARGANMSFWKKDILAVNGYNENYEGWGHEDSDLTLRMMNNGVKKSVIKFSAIIYHLYHPENKNPEQEEKNKLILENTKQNHVVWVENGVSQYLK
- a CDS encoding glycosyltransferase family 2 protein: MHETKPETVAILVSTYNWPEALERSVYSIFAQDRLPDEIIIADDGSGSETKTCIERLTKLSTIPIRHVWHEDSGFRLAEIRNKAIQASSADYIIQIDGDIILDPHFISDHLSLVEKDYFLCGSRVWIDQEQSAEIFANPPGFKLDKRKFPLSTVLNSFRSAPLARFMADRYKKNKPTALRGCNMSFWKKDLIAVNGYDESIQGWGSEDAELALRLINKGIKKRFLKFAAVAYHLYHKENSKDNLENNEKILAHTRNSGLTWATKGIQKKEQE